Proteins co-encoded in one Nothobranchius furzeri strain GRZ-AD chromosome 4, NfurGRZ-RIMD1, whole genome shotgun sequence genomic window:
- the LOC107389221 gene encoding DEP domain-containing protein 7 isoform X1 — translation MSSIKERAAALNLAEKLCVRPQGLDPNPNLKVCAASGGATKPVQSSSIWSRLISHLRSSVTVKRRLVLLKSHNDCFLGNEAVDALAEHIANAEGLEGANVSRDKVVCVCQALLECNVFQAVGTKLFGKNAKPDVFQDSKSALYRFVGLLTPSVDELERGVLVNGIQEFFWSASSDKQEACSSESQVDTSISLPMKSSQLEASLKAEPAAGRVQTHAALPQSVVDEVWQEQTLLRLLNIIELPLLEGVLQCSQTSSSPSPSPPATANLVAHGNPDLIYSSNHLDRKILQAFRSSQDDKWLCAALDCLDFLPDQPVVELSRELHFCFLQEKESCDPEPAGGGPSSAEQTGLSQSGSVRCKLLLYETLSKHYSSTNRPPLLPRPMADVYTAISDLLVNAKLDKALEALQLCLKLLPRSSREEMRRLLMFMSLAADPQGIKVDKEVENRLAVKKSFSRAILHSKTFPKEREDLLLVFMLSNVGEIFKIPGSLHKRVSEKLADLAEGEQPDVTGPALSHRASSRTDVDSSKNTNQELWALLNSIHLDTKRSAKERKRLLRRFYGAHPGIFNQYFGDSAATQL, via the exons GTTTGGACCCAAACCCCAACCTGAAGGTCTGTGCAGCTTCTGGAGGAGCCACCAAGCCCGTTCAGTCTTCCTCCATATGGAGCCGCCTCATCTCCCATCTCAGGTCCAGCGTGACGGTGAAACGCAGATTAGTCCTCCTCAAGTCCCACAACGACTGTTTCCTGGGCAACGAGGCCGTGGATGCGCTGGCGGAACACATAGCTAACGCCGAAGGCCTCGAGG GAGCGAATGTGTCGCGGGACAAAGTGGTGTGTGTCTGCCAGGCCCTGCTGGAGTGTAACGTGTTCCAGGCGGTGGGAACCAAACTGTTTGGCAAAAACGCGAAGCCGGACGTATTCCAGGATAGTAAGAGTGCTCTCTACAG ATTTGTAGGATTGCTCACGCCTTCAGTTGATGAGTTGGAAAGAGGCGTGCTTGTCAACGGGATCCAGGAATTCTTTTGGAGCGCTTCTTCTGACAA GCAGGAGGCCTGTTCCTCCGAGTCTCAGGTGGACACGTCCATATCTCTCCCGATGAAGAGCAGCCAGCTGGAGGCTAGTCTGAAGGCGGAGCCTGCAGCTGGCAGGGTTCAGACGCACGCCGCGTTACCTCAGTCAG TGGTGGATGAAGTGTGGCAGGAGCAGACTCTTCTCCGGCTGTTAAACATTATAGAGCTCCCCCTGCTGGAAGGAGTGCTCCAGTGCAGCCAGACCTCctcctctccttctccttctcctcctgctACAGCCAACCTGGTGGCTCATGGAAACCCAGACCTGATCTACAGCAGCAACCACCTGGACAGAAAGATCCTCCAGGCCTTCAGGAGCTCCCA GGATGACAAGTGGCTCTGTGCAGCTCTGGACTGTTTGGACTTCCTTCCTGACCAGCCGGTGGTGGAACTGAGCAGGGAGCTTCATTTCTGCTTCCTTCAAGAAAAGGAGAGCTGCGACCCAGAACCAGCAGGCGGAG GTCCCAGCAGCGCAGAGCAGACGGGTCTCTCTCAGAGCGGCTCGGTCCGGTGCAAGCTGCTGCTCTACGAGACTCTGTCGAAAcactacagcagcacaaacaggcCTCCGCTGTTGCCACGGCCCATGGCCGACGTCTACACGGCCATCTCCGACCTGCTTG TAAACGCCAAGCTGGACAAGGCTCTGGAGGCTCTGCAGTTGTGTCTGAAGTTGCTGCCTCGAAGCAGCAGAGAAGAGATGCGGAGGCTGCTCATGTTTATGTCTTTGGCTGCTGATCCTCAAGGAATCAAAGTGGACAAGGAG GTGGAGAACAGGCTGGCGGTGAAGAAGTCGTTCTCCAGAGCGATTTTACACAGCAAGACCTTCCCAAAGGAGAGGGAGGATCTTCTGCTGGTGTTTATGTTGAGCAACGTCGGAGAAATCTTTAAG ATTCCAGGATCTCTTCATAAAAGAGTGAGTGAGAAACTGGCCGACCTTGCTGAGGGTGAACAGCCTGATGTGACGG GTCCTGCTCTCAGCCATCGGGCCTCCAGCAGGACCGAcgttgactcttcaaaaaacaccaATCAGGAACTGTGGGCGCTCTTAAACAGCATCCACCTGGACACCAAGAGATCAGCCAAGGAGAGAAAGCGCCTCCTCAGACGGTTTTATGGAGCTCACCCTGGGATCTTTAACCAGTACTTTGGAGACTCTGCAGCCACCCAGCTGTAG
- the LOC107389221 gene encoding DEP domain-containing protein 7 isoform X2 has protein sequence MSSIKERAAALNLAEKLCVRPQGLDPNPNLKVCAASGGATKPVQSSSIWSRLISHLRSSVTVKRRLVLLKSHNDCFLGNEAVDALAEHIANAEGLEGANVSRDKVVCVCQALLECNVFQAVGTKLFGKNAKPDVFQDSKSALYRFVGLLTPSVDELERGVLVNGIQEFFWSASSDKQEACSSESQVDTSISLPMKSSQLEASLKAEPAAGRVQTHAALPQSVVDEVWQEQTLLRLLNIIELPLLEGVLQCSQTSSSPSPSPPATANLVAHGNPDLIYSSNHLDRKILQAFRSSQDDKWLCAALDCLDFLPDQPVVELSRELHFCFLQEKESCDPEPAGGGPSSAEQTGLSQSGSVRCKLLLYETLSKHYSSTNRPPLLPRPMADVYTAISDLLVNAKLDKALEALQLCLKLLPRSSREEMRRLLMFMSLAADPQGIKVDKEVENRLAVKKSFSRAILHSKTFPKEREDLLLVFMLSNVGEIFKIPGSLHKRVLLSAIGPPAGPTLTLQKTPIRNCGRS, from the exons GTTTGGACCCAAACCCCAACCTGAAGGTCTGTGCAGCTTCTGGAGGAGCCACCAAGCCCGTTCAGTCTTCCTCCATATGGAGCCGCCTCATCTCCCATCTCAGGTCCAGCGTGACGGTGAAACGCAGATTAGTCCTCCTCAAGTCCCACAACGACTGTTTCCTGGGCAACGAGGCCGTGGATGCGCTGGCGGAACACATAGCTAACGCCGAAGGCCTCGAGG GAGCGAATGTGTCGCGGGACAAAGTGGTGTGTGTCTGCCAGGCCCTGCTGGAGTGTAACGTGTTCCAGGCGGTGGGAACCAAACTGTTTGGCAAAAACGCGAAGCCGGACGTATTCCAGGATAGTAAGAGTGCTCTCTACAG ATTTGTAGGATTGCTCACGCCTTCAGTTGATGAGTTGGAAAGAGGCGTGCTTGTCAACGGGATCCAGGAATTCTTTTGGAGCGCTTCTTCTGACAA GCAGGAGGCCTGTTCCTCCGAGTCTCAGGTGGACACGTCCATATCTCTCCCGATGAAGAGCAGCCAGCTGGAGGCTAGTCTGAAGGCGGAGCCTGCAGCTGGCAGGGTTCAGACGCACGCCGCGTTACCTCAGTCAG TGGTGGATGAAGTGTGGCAGGAGCAGACTCTTCTCCGGCTGTTAAACATTATAGAGCTCCCCCTGCTGGAAGGAGTGCTCCAGTGCAGCCAGACCTCctcctctccttctccttctcctcctgctACAGCCAACCTGGTGGCTCATGGAAACCCAGACCTGATCTACAGCAGCAACCACCTGGACAGAAAGATCCTCCAGGCCTTCAGGAGCTCCCA GGATGACAAGTGGCTCTGTGCAGCTCTGGACTGTTTGGACTTCCTTCCTGACCAGCCGGTGGTGGAACTGAGCAGGGAGCTTCATTTCTGCTTCCTTCAAGAAAAGGAGAGCTGCGACCCAGAACCAGCAGGCGGAG GTCCCAGCAGCGCAGAGCAGACGGGTCTCTCTCAGAGCGGCTCGGTCCGGTGCAAGCTGCTGCTCTACGAGACTCTGTCGAAAcactacagcagcacaaacaggcCTCCGCTGTTGCCACGGCCCATGGCCGACGTCTACACGGCCATCTCCGACCTGCTTG TAAACGCCAAGCTGGACAAGGCTCTGGAGGCTCTGCAGTTGTGTCTGAAGTTGCTGCCTCGAAGCAGCAGAGAAGAGATGCGGAGGCTGCTCATGTTTATGTCTTTGGCTGCTGATCCTCAAGGAATCAAAGTGGACAAGGAG GTGGAGAACAGGCTGGCGGTGAAGAAGTCGTTCTCCAGAGCGATTTTACACAGCAAGACCTTCCCAAAGGAGAGGGAGGATCTTCTGCTGGTGTTTATGTTGAGCAACGTCGGAGAAATCTTTAAG ATTCCAGGATCTCTTCATAAAAGA GTCCTGCTCTCAGCCATCGGGCCTCCAGCAGGACCGAcgttgactcttcaaaaaacaccaATCAGGAACTGTGGGCGCTCTTAA